A stretch of the Lytechinus variegatus isolate NC3 chromosome 5, Lvar_3.0, whole genome shotgun sequence genome encodes the following:
- the LOC121415347 gene encoding peptidyl-prolyl cis-trans isomerase FKBP8-like, giving the protein MADVLEKANAGASGDPSRVTEVSPGSDKGSEEAKQTAVDGSQMSTPKKPQEAGMDNDQEEQEISGSGDGEEWLDVLGSGQLRKKVLKAVQGEGSRPDRGMAITVSYKGRLQDGTEVEAEDKVTFTQGEGEIVQAIDLCVCLMELGEVAEIHTNARFAYGEYGKEPTVLPNTDMIYEVELLEVNPPPTPLTMTLEEICQLANKKREYGNELFGRKDYSGAINSYTRAISLLEDCPSGKDDSYEKEVSQMAIKCFNNLAAAQLKVDAFSAALQSCNSVLSKDPSNVKALFRKGKVLAGQQEFSEANIYLKKALAIEPSNKTIHQELAKLSAKQQQEVKSEKAMYQRMVGDMATVSEKAESKSSRAKYLLIGLSMVIAAVAIVLALYLS; this is encoded by the exons ATGGCTGATGTTTTAGAGAAAGCCAACGCTGGTGCATCAGGCGACCCCAGCAGAGTTACAGAAGTCAGCCCAGGCAGTGACAAAGGCAGTGAGGAAGCGAAGCAGACAGCTGTTGATGGGAGTCAGATGTCTACACCAAAAAAACCACAAGAGGCCGGAATGGACAATGACCAGGAAGAGCAGGAGATCTCTGGGAGTGGGGATGGAGAGGAGTGGTTGGATGTCCTGGGAAGTGGTCAACTGAGGAAAAAGGTCCTGAAGGCTGTTCAAGGAGAGGGCAGTCGACCTGATAGGGGTATGGCTATCACTGTGAGTTACAAGGGCAGGCTCCAGGATGGTACAGAGGTGGAGGCTGAGGACAAAGTGACATTCACTCAAGGAGAAGGAGAAATTGTTCAAG ctaTTGATTTGTGTGTATGCCTAATGGAGTTGGGTGAGGTAGCAGAAATCCATACCAATGCCAGATTTGCTTATGGAGAATACGGAAA GGAGCCCACAGTCTTGCCAAACACTGATATGATTTATGAAGTAGAATTATTAGAAGTAAACCCTCCACCCACACCACTCACAATGACGTTGGAAGAAATATGTCAGCTAGC tAACAAGAAAAGGGAGTATGGAAATGAACTGTTTGGAAGGAAGGATTATTCTGGTGCAATCAACTCGTATACAAG AGCCATCTCACTGCTTGAAGATTGTCCA AGCGGAAAGGATGATAGCTATGAAAAAGAAGTAAGTCAGATGGCAATCAAATGTTTCAACAACCTAGCAGCTGCCCAGCTAAAG GTGGATGCATTTTCAGCAGCTCTTCAGTCTTGTAATTCTGTGTTATCAAAGGATCCAAGCAATGTAAAGGCATTATTTAGGAAGGGAAAG GTTCTAGCTGGCCAACAGGAGTTCAGTGAAGCCAATATATATCTCAAAAAGGCATTAGCAATAGAACCATCAAATAAG ACCATTCATCAAGAGCTTGCTAAGCTTTCGGCCAAACAGCAGCAGGAGGTGAAGTCAGAAAAGGCCATGTATCAGAGGATGGTAGGAGATATGGCAACGGTCTCGGAGAAAGCTGAATCAAAGAGCTCAAGA GCCAAATATCTCCTAATTGGATTATCAATGGTCATCGCTGCTGTAGCCATAGTGCTTGCTCTATATTTATCATAG